One window of Phycisphaeraceae bacterium genomic DNA carries:
- a CDS encoding alpha/beta hydrolase, translating into MSRRAVLLIHGLDEPGSIWDQLIPELHAAGHTVVRFDYPNDQAAADSASLLARAMSDLRDAGCDRVDLVCHSMGGLLAYDLLTRDEFEPSRKTWPRVDRFIALGTPFGGSPFARLRAIAEVRDRIERWLDSDRKDRNALLDWKSDGNGEAGADLMPGSAYLNGLAERAPPDDIQTTVIIARIADVSPPDLTGLTDSWLFRSSIGDAEIESITRAIRGVALEVGDGVVSESSARAIPFEDTVVVSSNHREMLATVRSAEAVRRAVKSPAIGRTPPALPVVLDRLSKPIDSESRPSEGR; encoded by the coding sequence GTGTCCCGGCGCGCCGTGCTGCTTATCCACGGCCTCGATGAGCCCGGATCGATCTGGGATCAATTGATCCCGGAGCTGCATGCTGCTGGTCACACGGTGGTTCGATTCGATTACCCGAACGACCAGGCAGCAGCCGATTCCGCATCACTTCTCGCCCGGGCGATGTCAGATCTCCGCGACGCGGGGTGCGATCGCGTAGACCTTGTCTGCCACTCCATGGGTGGGTTGCTTGCGTATGACCTCCTGACGCGAGACGAGTTCGAGCCGTCCCGGAAGACGTGGCCTCGTGTCGATCGTTTCATCGCGCTCGGCACACCGTTCGGGGGAAGCCCGTTTGCTCGTCTCCGCGCTATCGCAGAGGTGCGCGACAGGATCGAGAGGTGGCTGGATTCAGATAGAAAGGACCGCAACGCGCTGCTCGACTGGAAGAGCGACGGGAATGGCGAGGCCGGCGCGGATCTCATGCCCGGCTCTGCGTATCTCAACGGCCTCGCCGAACGAGCCCCGCCGGATGACATTCAGACCACGGTGATCATCGCTCGTATCGCAGACGTTTCCCCGCCGGATCTCACGGGACTCACGGATTCCTGGCTCTTCAGGAGCTCTATCGGGGATGCAGAGATCGAGTCAATCACTCGCGCGATACGCGGCGTTGCCCTTGAGGTCGGGGACGGGGTGGTCTCTGAGTCCTCAGCGAGAGCCATCCCCTTCGAGGACACTGTGGTCGTTTCATCAAATCATCGCGAAATGCTCGCGACTGTCCGGTCCGCGGAGGCGGTCCGCAGGGCCGTGAAGTCTCCCGCCATAGGGCGGACTCCGCCGGCGCTGCCTGTTGTGCTCGATCGTCTCTCGAAGCCGATCGACTCCGAATCACGACCCTCAGAAGGTCGCTAG
- a CDS encoding ATP phosphoribosyltransferase regulatory subunit, producing MSGNPQNAHSKTSASFAAPKGTRDLYPLDAAKRRFIMEAWRSASIRFGFDEIDGPTFEHLDLYTVKSGEGIVSELFSFRRAGGDDDYALRPEFTPTLARMYAAQARQLPRPTKWFMAGPFFRAERPQRGRLREFLQWNADYLGLDVPDDATEQAKDEARARADAEVISCCVGFLRELGLGPSQIRVKVNHRSALSQWLVSRDVVESRHAELFGLLDAKGKMRPEEFAQKLAAFGFSPQQSEVFQKGLIRVTIDNRAATGEDEVLDLTFFSEAVAPLVRALTAAGVLDWIDFDLSIVRGLAYYTGMVFEVHEAGGKERAIAGGGRYDGLVSLFGGPSTPAVGFGMGDVVLSLVLEDCGLMPAGTALLQRSGLCPDAFVISNGAPETLGLVTSVVARLREQGLHARHSYRSTTNIGKLMKDAVACGSRFVVILESAAVATVKNLADGSQLQDVPVDTLAHVLDDASA from the coding sequence ATGTCCGGAAACCCCCAGAACGCACACTCAAAGACCTCTGCCTCGTTCGCGGCACCTAAAGGCACGCGCGATTTGTACCCGTTGGACGCCGCCAAACGGCGGTTCATCATGGAGGCGTGGCGGTCGGCCTCGATCCGATTCGGGTTCGATGAGATCGACGGCCCGACCTTTGAGCATCTCGATCTATACACAGTCAAATCGGGCGAGGGGATCGTTTCCGAGCTCTTCTCCTTCAGGAGAGCGGGTGGCGACGACGACTACGCGCTGCGGCCTGAGTTCACGCCGACGCTAGCAAGGATGTATGCAGCGCAAGCGCGTCAGCTCCCGCGCCCGACCAAGTGGTTTATGGCAGGGCCGTTTTTCCGAGCTGAACGCCCGCAGCGGGGGCGTCTCCGCGAGTTCCTCCAATGGAACGCGGATTACCTCGGGCTCGATGTTCCGGATGATGCGACAGAGCAGGCCAAGGACGAAGCTCGGGCGCGGGCGGACGCCGAGGTCATCTCGTGCTGCGTCGGATTCCTGCGCGAGCTCGGCTTGGGGCCGTCACAGATACGGGTCAAAGTGAACCACAGGAGTGCGCTGTCGCAGTGGCTTGTCAGCCGCGACGTCGTCGAGTCGCGTCACGCCGAGCTGTTCGGCCTGCTCGACGCGAAGGGGAAGATGCGCCCCGAGGAGTTCGCCCAGAAGCTGGCGGCATTCGGGTTCTCCCCGCAGCAGTCGGAGGTCTTTCAGAAGGGGCTGATCCGAGTCACGATCGATAATCGTGCCGCGACGGGAGAGGACGAGGTGCTCGATCTGACGTTTTTCTCCGAGGCGGTCGCGCCGCTCGTCAGAGCACTCACCGCTGCGGGTGTGCTGGACTGGATCGATTTCGATCTTTCGATTGTCAGAGGACTTGCGTACTACACCGGCATGGTCTTCGAGGTCCACGAGGCCGGAGGCAAGGAGCGTGCGATCGCCGGCGGAGGGCGCTACGACGGCCTTGTCTCGCTCTTTGGAGGCCCGTCCACGCCTGCGGTGGGCTTTGGCATGGGTGACGTGGTCCTCTCGCTTGTCCTGGAAGATTGCGGGCTTATGCCAGCCGGCACCGCCCTCTTGCAGAGGTCGGGTCTCTGTCCGGATGCGTTCGTCATTTCGAACGGGGCCCCTGAGACTCTCGGTCTTGTGACGTCGGTTGTCGCTCGTCTCCGAGAGCAGGGGCTGCACGCGCGCCACTCCTATCGCTCAACCACCAACATCGGGAAACTCATGAAGGACGCGGTCGCATGCGGCAGCCGATTCGTTGTCATACTGGAGTCCGCGGCTGTCGCGACCGTCAAGAACCTCGCGGATGGAAGTCAGTTGCAAGACGTGCCAGTAGACACGCTTGCACACGTTCTTGATGATGCGAGCGCGTAA
- the ybeY gene encoding rRNA maturation RNase YbeY produces the protein MSDADDRPPSARAGSVSVDLLASGAEDLRIAEDFRPVLARAIEVLSREYFVRGEIRIRLVRDEEMSMLHERHTGIAGTTDVLTFDLRDTPLDQTSPLDADLVLCIDEAARQAQLRSIHIVHELVLYAVHGILHMLGHDDHDNDAYVAMHEVEDRVLAAAGIGPVFSAPLAKEQEP, from the coding sequence ATGAGCGATGCAGACGACCGACCTCCAAGTGCCCGCGCGGGCTCGGTGAGCGTCGATCTCTTGGCATCGGGTGCCGAGGATCTGCGGATCGCTGAGGATTTTCGTCCAGTTCTTGCGCGGGCCATTGAAGTCCTGAGCAGAGAGTATTTTGTGCGGGGCGAGATACGGATCCGGCTCGTACGCGATGAAGAGATGTCGATGCTGCACGAGCGGCACACAGGCATCGCCGGGACGACCGATGTCTTGACGTTCGACCTGCGAGACACCCCGCTTGACCAAACGTCTCCACTCGACGCGGACCTGGTTCTGTGCATCGATGAGGCGGCCAGACAGGCACAACTCCGATCGATCCATATCGTCCACGAACTCGTGCTGTACGCGGTGCACGGGATTCTCCACATGCTTGGCCATGACGATCATGACAATGATGCGTACGTGGCGATGCACGAGGTTGAGGATCGCGTGCTTGCCGCCGCGGGCATCGGGCCGGTCTTCTCTGCTCCGCTGGCCAAGGAGCAGGAGCCATGA
- a CDS encoding HlyC/CorC family transporter, translating into MTSVAWLWIALLATAVGGVLSTMYLCLRDTSRVRLEELAEAQRSRAILLRIKHILSDLGGHANSILFPRILSNLVVAVATVLWLLTRGTGESALTGSASAVLIPAAGVLLSTLAILIFGAVIPQSIANHVPEQTVLGLSRPIRVIYTVMWPVRRVASFIDEVVRRLSGRTTEDIAEAAQDELLSVVDEVRREGQIDESARDMIEAVVEFRSTTVEQIMTPRTEIEAISLSTNLGDLIRTVREIGHSRIPVFEDDLDHIIGIFYVKDLMRWLAGDHPPHHAFSFREILRPAIFVPETKTVHELLRELLAKKVHIAIVADEFGGTAGLVTIEDIVEEVFGEIQDEYEVGAEGPELPAIDPDTRTADIDARTYIDDANDSLAPIGVEFPESEDYDTVGGFVTVGLGRIPEKGERFSLAGIEIEIADAEPTRVARIRVRSERHETADGDDQEPVSEPSETAESTKE; encoded by the coding sequence ATGACTTCTGTCGCTTGGTTATGGATCGCTCTGCTCGCCACCGCGGTCGGCGGCGTGCTATCGACCATGTACCTCTGTCTCAGGGATACCTCTCGTGTCAGACTTGAAGAGCTTGCCGAAGCGCAGCGGTCTCGCGCGATCCTGCTTCGGATTAAGCACATCCTGAGCGATCTCGGTGGGCACGCGAACTCGATTCTCTTCCCGCGGATCCTCTCGAACCTGGTCGTAGCGGTCGCAACAGTGCTCTGGCTTCTTACCCGAGGCACGGGAGAGTCGGCTTTGACCGGCTCCGCAAGTGCCGTACTGATTCCTGCGGCTGGTGTGCTTCTCTCTACGTTGGCCATCCTTATTTTCGGTGCAGTCATCCCCCAGAGCATCGCGAATCACGTGCCCGAACAGACCGTGCTCGGGCTCTCACGCCCCATCCGCGTGATCTACACGGTGATGTGGCCGGTTCGGCGTGTAGCGTCCTTTATCGACGAGGTCGTCCGCCGCCTGAGCGGGCGCACGACCGAGGACATTGCAGAGGCGGCTCAGGATGAGTTGCTCTCTGTCGTCGATGAAGTTCGCCGTGAGGGTCAGATTGATGAGTCCGCCCGTGACATGATCGAGGCGGTCGTCGAGTTCCGATCAACGACTGTTGAACAGATCATGACGCCTCGCACAGAGATTGAAGCCATCTCGCTGTCTACCAATCTCGGCGACCTGATCCGAACTGTGAGAGAGATCGGGCACAGCCGTATACCGGTCTTCGAGGACGACCTCGACCACATCATCGGCATCTTTTACGTGAAGGACCTGATGCGATGGCTTGCGGGAGACCATCCGCCTCACCACGCCTTCTCTTTCAGGGAGATTCTGCGTCCGGCGATCTTCGTGCCCGAGACGAAGACGGTGCATGAGCTTCTGAGAGAACTGCTTGCGAAGAAGGTCCATATCGCGATCGTCGCCGACGAGTTCGGAGGCACTGCGGGGCTTGTGACGATCGAAGACATCGTCGAAGAGGTCTTCGGAGAGATCCAGGACGAGTATGAGGTCGGTGCAGAAGGACCCGAGCTGCCAGCGATTGATCCGGATACCAGGACGGCCGACATCGACGCCCGTACCTACATCGACGACGCCAACGATTCGCTCGCGCCCATCGGCGTCGAGTTCCCGGAATCCGAGGACTATGACACGGTCGGGGGCTTCGTAACGGTGGGGCTCGGACGGATTCCCGAGAAGGGTGAGCGTTTCTCGCTGGCGGGCATCGAGATCGAGATCGCAGACGCGGAGCCGACTCGTGTCGCTCGCATTCGCGTGCGATCTGAGAGGCATGAGACCGCTGACGGGGATGATCAAGAGCCGGTTTCTGAGCCCTCCGAAACCGCAGAGTCCACGAAAGAATGA
- a CDS encoding AAA family ATPase produces MRVIVTGQIGVDKKPYLEQVRAFAGQQGEPIANFHVGDMMYREAPDVPAGKILDLPWSRLNSLRRAAFKDIIAASRDLPNLVVNTHATFRWRHGLFSAFDFDQIRLMNPDVFICLVDNIEVVHHRLHADHVIDATLKDCMVWREEEILATELMSQAIPGSRFYILSRGRHEPTTRTAFRLVCRPSMKKVYPSFPMSHVVDMPEVLAEIDAFRAELAKHFITFDPGDVDEKLLLDRAIAAARSGQEFLDVEPHSFGGSKGSREPIRVSVREVLDIAGDIDGQIYMRDFKLIDQSDMIVSYVPELPGAGGKDIPGLSSGVERELQHAFEHGKEVYVVWKPKKNPSPFITETSTKIFPSVPEALAYFESQGLFGEKNLFGH; encoded by the coding sequence ATGCGTGTGATCGTGACTGGACAGATCGGCGTCGACAAGAAGCCATACCTCGAGCAGGTCCGTGCCTTCGCCGGCCAGCAGGGCGAGCCGATCGCCAACTTCCACGTTGGCGACATGATGTACCGCGAGGCTCCGGATGTCCCGGCCGGCAAGATCCTCGATCTGCCCTGGTCCCGTTTGAACTCGCTCAGGCGCGCCGCGTTCAAGGACATCATCGCGGCGAGCCGCGATCTGCCGAATCTGGTAGTCAATACGCACGCGACCTTCAGGTGGAGGCACGGGCTCTTCAGTGCGTTCGACTTCGATCAGATCCGACTCATGAACCCCGACGTGTTCATCTGCCTGGTGGACAACATCGAGGTCGTCCACCATCGCCTGCACGCCGACCACGTGATCGACGCAACGCTGAAGGACTGCATGGTGTGGCGTGAGGAAGAGATCCTCGCGACCGAACTCATGAGCCAGGCGATCCCAGGGTCTCGCTTCTACATCCTGAGCCGAGGCAGGCACGAACCGACCACAAGAACCGCCTTTCGGCTGGTCTGCCGCCCTTCCATGAAGAAGGTCTACCCCTCATTCCCCATGAGCCATGTCGTTGACATGCCCGAAGTGCTCGCAGAGATCGACGCATTCCGCGCTGAACTGGCCAAGCACTTCATCACGTTTGATCCCGGCGATGTGGACGAGAAGCTCCTCCTTGATCGGGCGATCGCCGCCGCTCGCAGCGGCCAGGAATTCCTCGACGTCGAACCCCACTCCTTCGGCGGCAGCAAGGGGTCGCGCGAACCGATCCGTGTCAGCGTGAGGGAGGTTCTGGACATCGCCGGCGACATCGATGGCCAGATCTACATGCGAGACTTCAAGCTGATCGACCAGTCAGACATGATCGTGAGCTACGTGCCGGAACTGCCCGGAGCCGGAGGCAAGGACATCCCCGGACTTTCTTCTGGCGTTGAGCGTGAGCTTCAGCACGCGTTCGAGCACGGCAAAGAGGTCTATGTGGTGTGGAAGCCGAAAAAGAACCCATCGCCCTTCATCACAGAGACCTCCACCAAGATCTTTCCGTCAGTTCCTGAAGCCCTAGCGTACTTCGAGTCTCAAGGTCTCTTCGG